In Caproiciproducens sp. NJN-50, the following are encoded in one genomic region:
- the ybeY gene encoding rRNA maturation RNase YbeY, with the protein MEKIRVIIDNKQKAVKIPTGLRMLVRRCCNAVLKLEKFEGPAEISVIFVDNGQIQKLNAQYRKKDIPTDVLSFPMGENGVYDVNHTTGAKILGDIVISMEKAVEQAERYGHSLEREVGYLTAHSMLHLLGYDHEEGGIARVRMREKEEEVMVQLGLPSTSSYVLDEDEE; encoded by the coding sequence GTGGAAAAAATCAGGGTTATTATTGACAATAAGCAAAAGGCGGTAAAAATACCGACCGGGCTGCGCATGTTGGTGCGGCGCTGCTGCAACGCCGTGCTGAAGCTGGAAAAGTTCGAGGGACCGGCGGAGATCAGCGTGATCTTTGTTGACAACGGTCAGATTCAGAAGCTGAATGCCCAGTATCGGAAAAAGGACATCCCAACGGACGTACTATCCTTTCCCATGGGAGAAAACGGGGTTTACGATGTCAACCACACCACAGGCGCCAAGATCCTTGGGGACATCGTCATTTCCATGGAGAAAGCGGTGGAGCAGGCCGAGCGTTACGGCCATTCGCTGGAGCGGGAGGTCGGGTATCTGACGGCTCATTCCATGCTCCATCTTTTGGGATACGACCATGAGGAAGGCGGCATTGCGCGCGTGCGCATGCGGGAAAAAGAAGAGGAAGTCATGGTTCAGCTCGGACTGCCAAGTACAAGCAGTTACGTTCTGGATGAGGATGAGGAATAG
- a CDS encoding PhoH family protein produces MFEQRINIDRMEQAVALFGSFDENIRIIEQEYGVSIVYRGSELKVSGEPDGVGKAVRAIESLLTLINRGEALSEQNVRYCISLVNEGSESKIEALAGDCICITSKGKPVKAKTLGQKRYCQAIQSHTITIGVGPAGTGKTYLAVALAVTAFRAQEANRIILTRPAVEAGEKLGFLPGDLQQKVDPYLRPLYDALFDMLGAETYQKYVERGNIEVAPLAYMRGRTLDDSFIILDEAQNTTPEQMKMFLTRLGFNSKMVITGDITQIDLPDGRRSGLRDVLHILKGIDDIAQVRFSEKDVVRHRLVQDIIKAYEKNEEAGR; encoded by the coding sequence ATGTTTGAACAGAGAATCAATATAGACCGCATGGAGCAGGCGGTCGCGCTTTTCGGCAGTTTTGACGAAAATATCCGGATCATTGAACAGGAGTATGGAGTTTCGATCGTCTACCGGGGGAGCGAGCTGAAGGTCTCCGGGGAGCCGGACGGCGTGGGAAAGGCGGTCCGCGCGATCGAGAGCCTTCTGACTTTGATCAACCGGGGGGAGGCGTTGAGCGAGCAGAACGTCCGCTATTGCATCTCCCTTGTAAACGAAGGAAGCGAAAGCAAGATTGAGGCCCTTGCCGGGGACTGCATCTGCATCACCTCCAAGGGCAAACCGGTCAAAGCCAAGACGCTGGGCCAGAAGCGTTATTGCCAGGCGATTCAGAGCCACACGATCACGATCGGCGTCGGCCCGGCGGGAACCGGGAAGACCTATCTGGCCGTGGCGCTCGCCGTCACGGCGTTCAGGGCGCAGGAGGCCAATCGGATCATCCTGACCCGTCCGGCCGTGGAGGCCGGGGAAAAGCTGGGCTTTCTGCCCGGGGACCTGCAGCAGAAGGTGGACCCGTATCTGCGCCCTCTCTACGACGCGCTGTTCGATATGCTGGGAGCGGAGACCTACCAGAAATATGTGGAACGCGGCAACATCGAGGTGGCGCCTCTTGCCTATATGCGGGGGAGGACGCTGGACGACAGCTTCATCATTCTGGACGAAGCGCAGAATACGACGCCGGAACAGATGAAAATGTTTCTGACAAGACTTGGATTTAATTCCAAGATGGTCATCACCGGCGATATCACTCAGATTGATCTGCCGGACGGAAGAAGATCCGGCCTTCGCGACGTCCTTCATATTTTAAAGGGCATCGACGATATCGCGCAGGTCCGGTTTTCAGAAAAGGATGTCGTCCGGCATCGTTTGGTGCAGGACATTATCAAAGCATATGAGAAAAATGAAGAAGCGGGGCGATAA
- a CDS encoding sporulation protein YqfD, with translation MLSLKIIRWILGYVRFSVIGGSPERFFNYCARSGVVLWNITSRRASGACVSSGMYRNLRPFARKAGCRLRVKGRHGLPFLIRRTRTHRGILYGAAAFAAILILLSLRVWCIDVTGNTTLDSRAILSALSENGLSPGVRISEVDTKKVEQKLMLMFPKIRWMTINTQGCTMQVCIREKTEKPEIVKQNGACNIVASATGQVVAIRVYGGTAQVKKGDAVAQGQLLVSGVVEDASGGTTLVHASAEIVAETSRSCEIRIPLAQNVREPTGNRVVRKSLRLFGAVFPLTFEGKPKGDYEVAGTQTDLRLFGTLLPVSLYEEDWSGVRTLPVVISPRQAIGQAEEKLSGYEKNLPDGTKVLSVNASNRTENNVLIYSATLKCEENIAEESEILIKS, from the coding sequence ATGTTATCGCTGAAAATCATCCGGTGGATTCTGGGCTATGTCCGTTTTTCGGTGATCGGGGGAAGCCCGGAGCGCTTTTTCAACTATTGCGCCAGATCCGGCGTCGTCCTTTGGAATATCACCTCGCGCAGAGCCAGCGGCGCCTGCGTCTCTTCCGGCATGTACCGGAACCTGCGCCCCTTTGCCCGCAAGGCCGGGTGCCGGCTTCGGGTCAAGGGGCGGCACGGCCTGCCGTTCCTCATTCGCAGAACGCGGACTCACCGCGGAATTCTATACGGTGCCGCCGCGTTTGCGGCGATCCTTATTCTTCTGTCGCTGCGCGTCTGGTGCATCGACGTGACGGGAAACACCACGCTTGATTCGCGCGCGATTCTTTCGGCGCTTTCCGAAAACGGGCTTTCCCCGGGGGTGAGGATCTCGGAGGTCGACACGAAAAAGGTGGAGCAAAAACTGATGCTGATGTTTCCGAAGATCCGGTGGATGACGATTAACACGCAGGGCTGCACCATGCAGGTCTGCATCAGGGAAAAGACGGAAAAGCCGGAGATTGTGAAACAAAACGGGGCCTGCAATATAGTGGCGTCGGCTACGGGCCAGGTCGTTGCGATACGTGTCTACGGGGGGACGGCGCAGGTGAAAAAGGGAGACGCCGTTGCGCAGGGGCAGCTTTTGGTCAGTGGCGTGGTCGAAGACGCCTCCGGGGGGACCACGCTTGTTCACGCGTCGGCGGAAATCGTCGCGGAGACTTCGCGCTCCTGCGAAATCCGGATTCCGCTCGCGCAGAATGTCCGCGAACCGACGGGAAACCGGGTCGTCCGCAAAAGCCTGCGGTTGTTCGGGGCGGTCTTTCCTCTGACGTTTGAAGGCAAGCCGAAAGGGGATTACGAGGTCGCGGGAACGCAGACCGATTTGAGGCTTTTTGGAACCCTTTTGCCGGTCAGCCTGTATGAGGAGGACTGGAGCGGCGTGCGCACCTTGCCCGTTGTGATTTCCCCCCGGCAGGCAATCGGGCAGGCGGAGGAAAAACTTTCCGGATACGAAAAAAATTTGCCGGACGGCACGAAGGTTTTAAGCGTTAACGCGTCGAACAGGACGGAAAATAATGTGCTGATTTATTCCGCTACTTTAAAATGCGAGGAAAATATTGCGGAAGAGTCGGAAATATTAATAAAATCATAG
- a CDS encoding YabP/YqfC family sporulation protein — protein MAKKISLLNRAGLNMPTHMEINGNTEAVVDGCSGVLEYDTDVVRIRTGKLVVRFTGRGLVIKCLTADSLVVTGYFTGIEFLV, from the coding sequence TTGGCAAAAAAAATCAGTCTGCTGAATCGCGCCGGACTCAACATGCCGACCCATATGGAAATAAACGGGAATACGGAAGCGGTGGTGGACGGATGCAGCGGCGTCCTGGAGTACGATACGGATGTCGTCCGCATCCGTACGGGCAAGCTGGTGGTCCGCTTTACCGGAAGGGGCCTCGTCATCAAATGCCTCACCGCTGATTCGCTGGTGGTAACGGGCTATTTTACCGGAATCGAATTTCTGGTCTGA
- a CDS encoding sporulation protein, producing MKFRTGTLLLAVLAAACSLLIFPVQAAQGAKNGIGYCLEVLIPSLYPFMVLSVFVVKSGLAHKVGGRLEGFTQNVFRLPGSAAPTILMSVIGGYPAGARSIAALYEDGEITQRQAERMLGFCVNAGPSFVITAVGAGFLKSPRAGAILFAAQVIVFLLLGVGCGLSAKRETPTHGKEETRETGVSQALILSAADAARAIISMCCFVILFAALMNLVRMFCTDPARSAAVSALLEVTGGCSDLARLGVPPWAVSAAIGWGGICVHFQVLSTLTELQFSKVRFVLFRLLQAFLSAAVSWGLMLLFPDTEEAFCNFAGPVSGALSSTPPASAALLVLCSALLLCIPRKKMEITSGK from the coding sequence ATGAAGTTCAGAACCGGAACGCTCCTTCTGGCCGTGCTGGCTGCCGCATGCTCGCTGCTGATTTTTCCCGTGCAGGCGGCGCAGGGCGCAAAAAACGGGATCGGTTATTGCCTTGAAGTCCTGATTCCATCACTTTATCCATTTATGGTTCTTTCCGTTTTCGTGGTGAAAAGCGGCCTGGCCCACAAAGTCGGAGGCCGCCTGGAAGGATTCACGCAAAATGTGTTCCGGCTGCCGGGCAGCGCGGCTCCGACCATCCTGATGAGCGTCATCGGCGGATATCCCGCCGGGGCGCGTTCCATCGCAGCCCTTTACGAAGACGGAGAGATCACCCAGCGCCAGGCGGAGCGGATGCTGGGCTTCTGCGTCAACGCCGGCCCGTCCTTCGTAATTACAGCCGTCGGAGCCGGATTTCTGAAAAGCCCGCGCGCGGGAGCCATCCTGTTCGCCGCCCAGGTGATCGTCTTCCTGCTGCTCGGCGTCGGGTGCGGTCTGTCCGCAAAGAGGGAAACTCCCACGCATGGGAAAGAGGAAACAAGGGAAACCGGCGTGTCTCAGGCGCTGATTCTGTCCGCAGCGGACGCGGCCCGCGCCATCATCAGCATGTGTTGCTTTGTGATTCTGTTCGCGGCGCTGATGAACCTGGTGAGGATGTTCTGTACTGATCCGGCCCGTTCCGCGGCAGTGTCAGCCCTTCTGGAGGTAACGGGCGGATGTTCGGATCTGGCACGCCTCGGAGTTCCTCCATGGGCGGTTTCCGCCGCGATCGGCTGGGGCGGAATCTGCGTCCACTTTCAGGTTCTGTCGACCCTGACGGAATTGCAGTTCAGCAAAGTGCGCTTCGTTTTGTTCCGCCTGTTGCAGGCGTTTCTTTCCGCCGCTGTTTCCTGGGGGCTGATGCTTCTGTTTCCTGATACGGAGGAGGCATTCTGCAACTTCGCGGGGCCGGTCAGCGGCGCCCTTTCCTCCACGCCGCCGGCGTCGGCGGCCCTTCTGGTCCTCTGCTCGGCGCTTCTGCTGTGCATTCCGCGCAAAAAGATGGAAATTACATCGGGGAAATGA
- a CDS encoding HD-GYP domain-containing protein has protein sequence MRINVNELLISLSRTLDFAEKGVLRNNYNHGMRVAYIAGRIALALSMPDENLFDLISYSLLHDNGVMKALLESPSREKFNTETNPTHCVEGEKNIATFPFLKRERNVILYHHEHYDGSGFFGVSGREIPMYSRVVSLADRVAIRSASGYTPDEIISQVNKEARIFDPVVREAFLEMSRHMEFWLGMDDMFVQNSLTSMLPKVSRELDFQNLRIISQIFSNIIDAKSPFTGSHSRGISEKVGLICQYYEFDDTTYWKMRIAADLHDLGKLAVPNEILDKPGKLDSREFRVIQSHPFYTRKVLEMIKGFEDITEWASNHHEKLNGSGYPYGLIEDRLDFNSRILACVDIYQALTEDRPYRRGMAHEDAVRIMEDMAGDHLIEPAVVEDINFIFP, from the coding sequence ATGAGAATTAATGTCAACGAGCTTCTGATTTCTCTATCCAGAACGCTGGATTTTGCGGAAAAAGGGGTTCTCCGGAATAATTATAATCACGGAATGCGGGTTGCATACATAGCCGGAAGAATTGCGCTTGCGCTCTCCATGCCGGATGAAAATCTGTTTGACCTCATTTCCTATTCGCTGCTTCATGATAACGGCGTTATGAAGGCTTTGTTGGAATCTCCTTCCCGCGAGAAATTCAACACGGAGACAAACCCCACGCACTGCGTGGAAGGCGAGAAGAATATCGCAACATTTCCTTTTCTGAAACGGGAACGGAATGTGATTTTATATCATCATGAGCATTATGACGGAAGTGGATTTTTCGGCGTTTCCGGCAGGGAAATTCCCATGTATTCCCGCGTGGTTTCCCTTGCGGACCGGGTGGCCATCCGGTCCGCTTCCGGCTACACGCCGGATGAAATTATCTCGCAGGTCAACAAGGAGGCCCGCATTTTTGATCCCGTCGTCCGGGAAGCGTTTCTGGAAATGAGCAGGCATATGGAATTCTGGCTGGGGATGGACGACATGTTTGTTCAGAATTCCCTGACTTCCATGCTGCCGAAGGTTTCCCGGGAGCTGGATTTTCAGAACCTTCGAATCATTTCACAGATTTTTAGCAATATTATCGACGCAAAATCGCCGTTTACCGGCTCACACTCCCGGGGCATCAGTGAAAAGGTGGGTTTGATCTGCCAATATTATGAATTTGACGATACGACCTATTGGAAAATGCGGATTGCGGCCGATCTTCACGACTTGGGGAAACTTGCGGTGCCGAATGAAATTCTCGACAAACCGGGCAAGCTTGACAGCAGGGAATTCCGCGTCATTCAGTCGCATCCGTTTTATACCCGAAAGGTGCTTGAGATGATCAAGGGTTTTGAGGATATCACGGAATGGGCGTCCAATCACCATGAAAAGCTCAACGGCTCCGGATATCCATACGGCCTGATAGAGGACCGGCTCGATTTCAATTCGAGGATTCTCGCCTGTGTGGATATTTATCAGGCTTTGACGGAGGACCGGCCGTACCGCCGGGGCATGGCGCATGAGGATGCGGTCCGGATCATGGAGGATATGGCGGGGGACCATCTGATCGAGCCAGCGGTGGTGGAGGATATCAATTTTATCTTTCCATAG
- a CDS encoding D-2-hydroxyacid dehydrogenase: MEKKTILFVLPAGSKADKIHREKLQETAPNAEIIFTDSKELGRDLIARANILIGTPPRSLLKYAARLEWFQLFSAGAEQYIAPGILPEGVTLTNATGAYGKSMSEYMLCAALSLLLDFPYYRDNQRQHLWQDRDRSRHILGTTALVIGLGNIGSEFAMRYKALGGKVIGIKRTPGEKPDYLDELSTSDRLNEFLPRADVVTLSLPSTSETMHLFGKDKISLMKPSAVLINVGRGTAVDTDALSDALYEGKIYGAALDVTDPEPLPAEHPLWNAPNTIITPHISGGWNEHGNLERIFEIICANLSRYFSGEPLINVVDMSTGYRRNG; encoded by the coding sequence ATGGAGAAAAAAACAATTCTCTTCGTTTTACCCGCCGGTTCCAAAGCTGACAAAATTCACCGGGAAAAGCTGCAGGAAACCGCCCCGAACGCTGAAATCATCTTTACGGACAGCAAAGAACTGGGACGGGATCTGATTGCCCGGGCAAATATTCTGATTGGCACGCCTCCCCGTTCCCTGCTGAAATACGCCGCCCGCCTTGAATGGTTCCAGCTGTTCAGCGCAGGGGCGGAACAATACATAGCCCCGGGTATTCTTCCCGAGGGAGTGACCCTCACCAACGCAACCGGAGCGTACGGAAAATCCATGTCCGAATATATGCTGTGTGCGGCACTCAGCCTTTTGCTGGATTTTCCGTATTACCGCGACAACCAGCGGCAGCACCTCTGGCAGGACAGAGACAGATCGAGGCATATTCTCGGCACCACGGCGCTTGTCATAGGGCTCGGAAACATCGGGAGTGAATTTGCCATGCGGTATAAAGCGCTGGGCGGAAAAGTGATCGGAATCAAACGCACGCCGGGAGAAAAGCCGGATTATCTGGACGAGCTATCCACTTCCGACCGGCTGAACGAATTTCTTCCCCGCGCGGATGTGGTGACACTGAGCCTGCCCTCCACCAGCGAAACGATGCATCTGTTCGGCAAAGACAAAATCAGTCTGATGAAACCAAGCGCCGTCCTGATCAATGTGGGCCGCGGGACGGCGGTGGACACCGACGCCCTTTCCGACGCCCTGTACGAGGGCAAAATTTACGGCGCCGCCCTCGACGTGACCGACCCGGAGCCGCTGCCCGCAGAACATCCGCTCTGGAATGCGCCGAACACCATCATTACGCCGCATATTTCCGGCGGCTGGAATGAACATGGAAATCTTGAGCGCATCTTTGAAATCATCTGTGCCAATCTTTCCCGATATTTCAGCGGCGAACCTCTGATCAACGTGGTGGATATGTCCACCGGGTACAGAAGGAACGGCTGA
- a CDS encoding CopG family transcriptional regulator, whose protein sequence is MDETDRNVYSIVLLEELVGAVDRLACEHGMSRSGMINRILAEYLSYATPEEKIGDIFSCMEHFFSEAENFQVRSRQSETMLTVRSALMYRYHPTIRYALELFRQSGSAIGELRVSLRTKNPGLEERLTEFFKFRSRMENRWLETYFPSQHVPCEIGPGRFHRTFLTPASERDRDAEVIAKAICDYIQEFDRELKQYCAGSESPVKTQVKLEWEYQNHLKKSIII, encoded by the coding sequence GTGGACGAAACGGACCGCAACGTTTATAGTATCGTGCTGTTGGAAGAGTTGGTCGGCGCGGTGGACCGGCTGGCCTGCGAACACGGCATGAGCAGAAGCGGAATGATCAACAGGATCCTGGCCGAATATCTCTCCTATGCGACTCCGGAAGAAAAAATCGGAGATATCTTCAGCTGCATGGAGCATTTCTTTTCTGAAGCCGAAAATTTCCAGGTCCGCTCGCGCCAGAGCGAAACCATGCTCACGGTGCGCAGCGCTCTGATGTACCGGTATCACCCAACCATACGATACGCGCTGGAGCTTTTTCGCCAAAGCGGCTCTGCCATCGGTGAACTGAGAGTTTCACTGAGGACGAAAAATCCCGGGTTGGAAGAACGGCTGACCGAATTTTTTAAATTCCGCAGCAGAATGGAAAACCGATGGCTTGAAACGTATTTCCCCTCTCAGCACGTGCCGTGCGAGATCGGCCCAGGGCGCTTTCACAGAACCTTCCTGACTCCGGCCTCGGAGCGGGACCGCGACGCGGAAGTCATTGCCAAGGCTATTTGCGACTACATTCAGGAATTCGACCGCGAACTGAAGCAGTACTGCGCCGGTTCGGAATCTCCTGTAAAAACGCAGGTGAAACTGGAGTGGGAATACCAAAACCATCTGAAAAAATCCATTATTATTTGA